The Clostridiaceae bacterium HFYG-1003 genome includes a window with the following:
- a CDS encoding gamma-glutamyl-gamma-aminobutyrate hydrolase family protein (Members of this family of hydrolases with an active site Cys residue belong to MEROPS family C26.), translating to MKKRTLALALFFLMIFAAAPPAFAATVYTVHSRIPVYLDSYQAAQTADPAGTYEAGTYYLYKTFNGMVNVSREEGQPGGWINPSENIRTYGSYVTTASVNFRTGPGTAYAVIQKLEQGVEVELIAKTTSTWYKVRSQGKIGYLSAKYLKAIEVEVPSQDYITIASVNFRTGPGSGYPLISYLSAGTRVQLLGYAGADWLKISYGGRTGYAFARYLAEAGSPEDPGDPTREVSIVPYVTRTSVNLRTGPASTYPLIRNLPAGTTLSYIGLVKEGWAQVRTAGRTGYLTLSYITPVMLQQPVARRAVFEGAKPYVLNAQGDVRSGPGTGFSRTARLNPGTAVGVVSLVDSWAKIVYDTTAGRQTGYMNTAFVSPQALSASAKPRIGIAWSTYPLKYYVDAVTRAGGEAVLLPKVTTRAQARAALDSVSGIIFPGGAAVDSRYYYGAYYGDGQVPGSENNVSDYHLMREAMNRDLPTLGVCRGFQLMNALSGGSLTNLVTTDYERSLIHRDPSKNAFYYHDIDIVSGTRLASLVGAGRDNVNSYHRFIIKTLGQDLKISARSTDGGIEGIEATDKTFFLGIAAHPERMYSDGNTIYHSLFVELVEQSR from the coding sequence TGCCCTGTTTTTCCTGATGATTTTCGCAGCCGCGCCGCCGGCATTTGCCGCCACCGTCTACACCGTTCACTCCCGGATCCCCGTCTATCTGGATTCCTATCAGGCAGCCCAGACGGCTGACCCGGCCGGAACCTATGAAGCCGGCACTTATTATCTCTACAAGACCTTCAACGGAATGGTCAATGTTTCCCGGGAGGAAGGTCAGCCCGGCGGCTGGATCAACCCGTCGGAGAATATCCGGACTTATGGATCCTATGTCACCACCGCTTCGGTGAATTTCCGGACCGGTCCGGGGACCGCCTATGCCGTGATCCAGAAGCTGGAACAGGGCGTGGAAGTGGAGCTGATTGCCAAAACCACCTCCACCTGGTACAAAGTCCGGTCTCAGGGCAAGATCGGATATCTCTCTGCCAAATACCTCAAGGCCATTGAGGTGGAAGTGCCTTCCCAGGACTATATCACCATTGCCAGCGTCAATTTCCGGACCGGACCGGGATCGGGCTATCCGCTGATCAGCTACCTGTCGGCAGGCACCCGGGTTCAGCTCCTGGGCTACGCCGGAGCAGACTGGCTCAAGATTTCTTATGGCGGACGTACCGGCTATGCCTTTGCCAGATATCTGGCCGAGGCGGGCAGTCCCGAAGATCCGGGGGATCCAACCCGGGAAGTTTCCATCGTGCCCTATGTGACCCGAACCTCGGTCAATCTGCGGACCGGCCCGGCCTCGACCTACCCGCTGATTCGGAATCTGCCGGCGGGAACCACTCTGTCCTATATCGGTCTGGTCAAGGAAGGCTGGGCTCAGGTCCGAACCGCCGGCCGTACCGGCTATCTGACCCTGTCCTACATCACGCCGGTGATGCTGCAGCAGCCCGTTGCCCGCCGCGCCGTGTTTGAAGGCGCCAAGCCTTATGTTCTGAACGCTCAGGGCGATGTCCGCAGCGGTCCCGGGACCGGCTTCAGCCGAACAGCCCGCCTTAATCCCGGCACGGCAGTAGGCGTGGTCTCCCTGGTGGATTCCTGGGCAAAGATCGTCTATGATACGACAGCCGGCCGGCAGACCGGGTACATGAATACAGCGTTTGTCTCGCCCCAGGCTCTCAGCGCTTCGGCCAAACCCCGCATCGGCATTGCCTGGTCAACCTATCCCCTGAAGTACTATGTGGATGCCGTGACCCGGGCCGGGGGCGAAGCCGTCCTCCTGCCGAAAGTGACGACCCGGGCCCAGGCCAGAGCAGCTCTGGATTCGGTATCCGGCATCATTTTCCCCGGCGGCGCAGCGGTGGATTCCCGCTACTATTACGGGGCGTATTATGGCGACGGACAGGTACCGGGCAGCGAGAACAACGTGTCCGATTACCACCTGATGCGCGAAGCCATGAACCGGGATCTTCCCACCCTGGGCGTATGCCGCGGATTCCAGCTCATGAACGCGCTCTCCGGCGGATCCCTGACCAATCTGGTCACCACCGATTATGAACGATCCCTGATCCACCGCGATCCCAGCAAGAATGCTTTCTACTACCATGACATCGACATTGTGTCCGGTACCCGCCTTGCCAGTCTGGTAGGCGCCGGCCGCGACAACGTCAACTCCTACCACCGCTTCATCATCAAGACCCTGGGCCAGGACTTGAAAATCAGCGCCCGAAGCACCGACGGCGGCATCGAAGGCATCGAAGCCACCGATAAAACCTTCTTCCTGGGCATCGCCGCCCATCCGGAACGCATGTACAGCGACGGCAACACCATCTATCACAGCCTGTTCGTTGAACTGGTGGAACAGTCCCGTTAG
- a CDS encoding replication-associated recombination protein A — protein MEPLASRLRPSNIDEVIGQKHIVGEGKILSSMIGNKKLLNMLFYGPPGTGKTTIARLLADLTDRQFFMLNASTDSLKDVREVLDQLNTMMGYQGIILYIDEIHMFNKRNQQVLLDYIEDGRVILIGSTTENPHFAVFKALVSRCLVIEFKPLDPADILKGLDRGMEVLRRENSLKEFRVPKKVLGNIAAQSDGDMRKGLNALEMLFISRYGAGSEVVEVTEADAEALLGRKMLNYDSDGDSHYDLLSAFHKSVRGSDPDAAIVYLAMMLKGGDLLSVSRRLLCIANEDIGLAYPMAIPIVKAAVDTALQLGMPEALLPLSNATVLLCTAPKSNSAPMAYWTAAKAIEQQNIGEIPADIRDGHYSGAQALGRAQHYKYPHSFPGHWVAQQYMPTGLTGQTFYEYGDNKMEDTTRKYWEALKAEVLRQEKDSRKK, from the coding sequence ATGGAACCTTTAGCGTCACGCCTGCGTCCGTCGAACATCGATGAGGTCATCGGGCAGAAACATATTGTGGGGGAGGGGAAGATCCTGTCCTCCATGATCGGGAATAAAAAATTGCTCAACATGCTGTTCTACGGACCGCCGGGGACCGGCAAGACCACGATTGCCAGGCTTCTGGCGGATCTGACGGACCGCCAGTTCTTCATGCTCAACGCCTCCACGGATTCGCTCAAGGATGTGCGGGAAGTCCTGGATCAGCTCAATACCATGATGGGGTATCAGGGGATCATCCTGTACATCGATGAAATCCATATGTTCAACAAACGGAACCAGCAGGTACTGCTGGACTACATTGAGGACGGCCGCGTCATACTGATCGGATCCACGACGGAAAATCCGCATTTTGCGGTGTTCAAGGCGCTGGTGTCCCGCTGTCTGGTCATTGAGTTCAAGCCCCTGGATCCGGCGGACATCCTGAAAGGACTTGATCGCGGCATGGAGGTGCTGCGCCGGGAAAACAGCCTGAAGGAGTTCCGGGTGCCGAAAAAAGTCCTGGGCAACATCGCAGCGCAGAGCGATGGCGATATGAGAAAAGGCCTCAATGCCCTGGAGATGCTCTTTATCAGCCGCTACGGCGCGGGCTCCGAGGTGGTGGAAGTGACCGAAGCGGATGCCGAGGCGCTGCTGGGGCGCAAGATGCTCAACTATGACTCCGACGGGGACAGCCATTATGATCTGCTGTCTGCTTTCCATAAATCCGTGCGCGGATCCGATCCGGACGCAGCCATTGTCTACCTGGCCATGATGCTCAAGGGCGGGGACCTGCTGTCCGTGTCCCGCCGGCTGCTGTGCATTGCCAACGAAGACATTGGCCTGGCCTATCCCATGGCAATCCCCATCGTCAAGGCCGCGGTGGACACCGCGCTCCAGCTGGGCATGCCCGAGGCGCTGCTGCCATTGTCCAATGCCACCGTACTGCTTTGCACCGCACCGAAATCCAACAGTGCTCCCATGGCTTACTGGACCGCCGCCAAGGCCATTGAGCAGCAGAACATCGGAGAAATCCCTGCGGATATCCGGGATGGCCATTACAGCGGCGCTCAGGCCCTGGGACGGGCTCAGCACTATAAGTATCCTCACAGCTTTCCCGGTCACTGGGTCGCCCAGCAGTACATGCCGACGGGACTGACCGGCCAGACCTTCTACGAGTACGGGGACAACAAGATGGAGGACACCACCCGAAAATACTGGGAGGCGCTCAAGGCGGAAGTTCTGCGTCAGGAAAAAGACAGCAGGAAGAAATAG
- a CDS encoding DUF5058 family protein, whose protein sequence is MDYLSKANSMYLWLAVSPVVLIVALQAIIFVRKALESAKYADLSHDEAMKAFRVGATSAIGPALGVFVVMLGLMAAIGGPLAWQRLAIIGAAPTELAAANMAAQAQGVSLGGEGYKLLNFANATWVMALNGSAWLLTTALFSDKLEKITHKVSGGDAKKIGILGTGAMLGAMGFLVSNEINKGLKPGAGGIIVAAVAAFVSMLVLERIAKKIPKLVEFNLGIAMVIGMIAAVAYNHM, encoded by the coding sequence ATGGATTATTTAAGCAAAGCGAACAGCATGTACCTTTGGCTCGCTGTAAGCCCGGTCGTTTTGATCGTAGCCCTGCAGGCCATCATTTTCGTGCGCAAGGCTCTGGAAAGCGCCAAGTACGCGGACCTCTCCCACGATGAAGCCATGAAGGCGTTCCGGGTTGGCGCAACGTCAGCCATCGGACCGGCTCTCGGCGTATTCGTCGTAATGCTCGGCCTCATGGCAGCCATCGGCGGACCGCTGGCCTGGCAGCGTCTGGCCATCATCGGTGCCGCTCCGACAGAACTGGCAGCCGCCAACATGGCAGCTCAGGCTCAGGGCGTATCACTGGGTGGAGAAGGCTACAAACTCCTCAACTTTGCCAATGCAACCTGGGTTATGGCCCTGAACGGCAGCGCCTGGCTTTTGACCACCGCTCTGTTCTCAGACAAGCTGGAAAAGATCACTCATAAAGTATCCGGCGGCGATGCCAAGAAGATCGGTATCCTCGGAACCGGAGCGATGCTCGGAGCCATGGGATTCCTCGTCTCCAATGAAATCAACAAGGGACTCAAACCCGGTGCCGGCGGAATCATTGTGGCCGCAGTTGCCGCTTTCGTGTCCATGCTCGTCCTTGAGCGGATCGCTAAGAAAATCCCGAAACTGGTCGAATTCAATCTGGGCATCGCCATGGTCATCGGTATGATCGCGGCAGTTGCTTACAACCACATGTAG
- a CDS encoding M20 family metallopeptidase has product MDITRLMDEVKDELIRWRRDLHQIPEQGNELPQTVAYVTGVLDSLGIEYKTNVGVNSSIVATITGTGAGNGKVIALRADMDALPVVEDTGLPFASTNGSMHACGHDGHTSILLATIKVLNSMKDQFGGTIKFLFQPGEEVSAGARPMVEGGVLKNPDVDCILGLHIGHLSDDSKPGTFSFRQGPMMASLDRFTLKVKGKGSHGAYPHQSKDTIVIASYIVTALQEIISREIEPAEPGVVTIGKFHAGTTYNVIPGEVEIEGTARAVTAETRAMLETRIGEIAESIAKAFRGSVEFKYFRGAPPLINDSEITAKAYESAKELFGEDRVLYMTKPVMGGEDFAEYLQEVPGTFIFFENPMAIDGVCYPHHNAKFAIDEDLLPSGVGLFVKAALDLLK; this is encoded by the coding sequence ATGGACATCACAAGATTAATGGATGAAGTCAAAGACGAACTGATTCGTTGGAGACGGGATCTGCATCAGATTCCGGAACAGGGAAACGAACTGCCCCAGACGGTGGCATATGTTACTGGAGTCCTGGATTCACTGGGCATTGAGTACAAGACCAATGTCGGCGTGAATTCCTCAATCGTGGCCACCATCACCGGAACCGGAGCCGGCAACGGCAAAGTCATCGCCCTGCGCGCTGACATGGACGCTCTTCCGGTTGTGGAAGACACAGGTCTGCCCTTTGCTTCCACTAACGGCAGCATGCATGCCTGCGGCCATGACGGTCACACCTCAATCCTGCTGGCAACGATCAAAGTCCTGAATTCCATGAAGGATCAGTTCGGCGGAACCATCAAGTTCCTGTTCCAGCCGGGTGAAGAAGTCTCAGCCGGAGCCCGTCCGATGGTTGAAGGCGGCGTGCTCAAGAACCCCGACGTTGACTGCATCCTGGGTCTGCATATCGGTCATCTCAGCGATGACAGCAAACCAGGCACGTTCTCCTTCCGGCAGGGCCCCATGATGGCATCTCTGGACCGCTTTACCCTGAAAGTCAAGGGCAAAGGTTCACACGGCGCTTATCCGCACCAGTCCAAGGACACCATTGTCATCGCCAGCTACATCGTAACCGCTCTGCAGGAGATCATCTCCCGTGAAATCGAGCCGGCTGAGCCAGGCGTTGTTACCATCGGCAAATTCCATGCCGGAACCACCTACAACGTCATCCCCGGTGAAGTTGAAATCGAAGGAACCGCCCGCGCAGTGACCGCAGAAACCCGTGCTATGCTGGAAACCCGCATCGGTGAAATTGCAGAAAGCATTGCCAAAGCATTCCGCGGCAGCGTGGAATTCAAATACTTCCGCGGCGCTCCTCCGCTGATCAATGACAGCGAAATTACTGCCAAGGCCTATGAGTCCGCCAAGGAACTCTTCGGCGAAGACCGCGTACTCTACATGACCAAACCGGTCATGGGCGGAGAAGACTTTGCTGAATACCTGCAGGAAGTACCCGGAACCTTTATCTTCTTTGAAAACCCGATGGCCATTGACGGTGTCTGCTATCCCCACCACAACGCGAAGTTCGCGATTGATGAGGATCTGCTCCCCTCCGGTGTCGGCCTGTTTGTCAAAGCGGCTCTGGATCTGCTGAAATAG
- a CDS encoding tetratricopeptide repeat protein, with product MRKTFLVLLVGLFLVTGCSSSLDSSTVNSVNVGSNPDGYQGVPNLSMKVHEYTSKYNELIRAQFLTEQKVDQVGDDYYIGSAKKVLEGTLLNPSTAVYNESRVLEKDPYGRAIIHLDVSGQNAFGGYARNDFYVCITKMDKKGNFEYSSTFSQVKEYSSIPVLKIMNQFGLHPMESKIEGVMIPDGTMIADETIHLTKTQDLLMSSFVNEDVIIGIYSDSALGNVSAVTTGVSNYNPTGEEYRETSNGVFRSAIRTLTGMTDKEAGKILARILESKDLIPSNNPAFFQDQLLYEMNKTQNGLELTITAISKSDYKAGFYWTPNTTGTFQTRLIDRYLQEKDYEGTILLMDRLLLDDDRKSQAFYGKAEQLLASNQLSEAAEYFDKVGSYRDAPQRKLEVYYKAALGKLEEKDYASAIDFFGKAMSYQDSAEKLKESNYLLAVQYKELKDYEKAIPHFQNAGNYSDAADQFLESNYLYGEQLLTSGLADEAAVYFKAAAGYQDAAGKIPEYHYLQGKQKAEIKDYQGAILHFETAGDYQDAKDHLIQCNYLLGVELLGQGQADQARPYFDQAAGYKDADTIILAWHYDLASKSLEQKEYESALEQFSEAGDYLDALQKVQQCQYEIGKQQMEQGRVEEGIETLLQCKDYKDANEIILNHYYTRGLAEFDDYLEALNGDYYEAEEFGKAAMTWFDQCEGYKNTNTIIQAMASLERFRIGSFDIETGGSNTLTPFEAELKEGKIHLYIEQYFYSSATTPLELTCSPDMSEFQIKISKIFSNHLRDYEALNRMTFLVGLFTEKFDNQELYAYLEDPDHWTATDQGEKLDIKFDGFKLNFQHKAVDSMHIDAYITGKKLD from the coding sequence ATGAGAAAAACTTTTCTGGTCCTTCTGGTCGGTCTGTTCCTGGTGACTGGCTGCAGCTCTTCCCTTGATTCCTCCACAGTTAACTCGGTAAATGTAGGCAGCAATCCGGACGGGTACCAGGGGGTGCCCAATCTGTCCATGAAAGTCCATGAATATACCTCCAAGTACAATGAGTTAATCCGAGCACAATTTCTCACAGAACAGAAAGTGGATCAGGTGGGGGACGACTACTATATCGGTTCGGCCAAAAAAGTACTGGAAGGGACTCTGCTAAACCCGTCGACAGCAGTCTACAATGAATCCAGAGTCCTCGAGAAGGATCCATACGGGCGAGCAATCATTCACCTGGATGTATCCGGGCAGAATGCCTTTGGCGGTTACGCCAGGAATGATTTTTACGTTTGCATTACCAAAATGGACAAGAAAGGAAATTTCGAATACTCCTCGACGTTCAGTCAAGTGAAGGAATATTCGAGTATTCCTGTGCTGAAAATCATGAATCAATTCGGACTCCATCCGATGGAATCCAAAATTGAGGGCGTGATGATACCGGATGGGACGATGATCGCGGATGAAACCATTCATCTGACAAAAACGCAGGACTTACTGATGTCGAGCTTTGTGAATGAGGATGTTATCATCGGGATTTATTCTGACTCAGCCCTGGGAAATGTTTCCGCGGTTACCACCGGTGTTTCGAACTACAATCCAACCGGCGAGGAGTACCGGGAGACCAGCAATGGAGTGTTCCGTTCAGCGATCAGGACCCTGACTGGCATGACTGACAAGGAAGCTGGAAAGATCCTGGCCAGAATTCTGGAGAGCAAAGACCTGATTCCTTCTAACAATCCAGCCTTCTTCCAGGATCAGCTGCTGTACGAGATGAATAAAACACAAAACGGCCTGGAGCTGACCATCACAGCCATCAGCAAATCAGATTATAAAGCGGGCTTCTATTGGACGCCGAATACCACAGGAACGTTCCAGACTCGGCTGATTGACCGCTATCTCCAGGAAAAAGACTATGAGGGCACCATACTGCTGATGGACCGTCTGCTGCTGGATGATGACCGCAAATCTCAGGCTTTCTATGGGAAAGCGGAACAGCTGCTGGCATCAAACCAGCTGTCCGAAGCGGCCGAATACTTTGATAAGGTTGGTTCCTACCGTGATGCCCCTCAGCGGAAACTGGAAGTTTACTATAAAGCAGCCTTAGGGAAGCTCGAAGAAAAGGACTACGCGTCTGCCATCGATTTCTTTGGAAAAGCCATGTCCTATCAGGACAGTGCGGAGAAATTGAAAGAATCCAACTATTTGCTTGCCGTGCAGTACAAAGAGCTTAAGGACTATGAGAAGGCAATTCCGCATTTCCAAAATGCCGGAAATTATTCGGACGCAGCCGATCAGTTCCTGGAGTCAAATTATCTTTATGGCGAGCAGTTGCTGACTTCCGGCCTGGCTGATGAGGCAGCCGTTTATTTCAAAGCCGCAGCGGGTTATCAGGATGCTGCCGGAAAAATTCCGGAATATCATTACCTTCAAGGCAAGCAGAAGGCGGAAATTAAGGATTACCAGGGGGCCATTCTCCATTTTGAAACAGCGGGAGATTATCAGGATGCGAAGGATCACCTGATTCAGTGCAATTATCTTCTGGGGGTTGAACTGCTGGGGCAAGGCCAGGCCGATCAGGCAAGACCATATTTTGATCAGGCCGCGGGATACAAGGACGCAGACACGATCATCCTGGCATGGCATTATGACCTGGCATCGAAATCCCTCGAACAGAAAGAATATGAGTCAGCCCTGGAACAATTTTCGGAGGCAGGTGACTATTTGGACGCTCTCCAGAAAGTGCAGCAGTGTCAGTATGAAATCGGCAAACAGCAAATGGAACAGGGCAGAGTAGAAGAGGGAATAGAGACCCTTCTGCAATGCAAAGACTATAAAGATGCCAATGAGATCATTTTGAACCATTACTACACCAGGGGGCTGGCAGAATTTGACGACTATCTCGAAGCCCTGAATGGCGATTATTACGAAGCGGAAGAATTCGGTAAGGCAGCAATGACATGGTTTGATCAATGCGAGGGCTATAAGAATACCAACACGATCATACAGGCGATGGCCAGCCTGGAGCGATTCCGCATCGGATCCTTCGATATCGAAACAGGCGGGAGCAATACACTGACTCCCTTTGAGGCTGAACTCAAGGAGGGCAAAATTCATCTCTACATCGAACAATATTTCTACAGCAGCGCCACCACACCGCTGGAACTGACCTGTTCTCCGGATATGAGTGAGTTCCAGATCAAAATCTCCAAAATCTTCTCCAATCACTTAAGAGACTATGAGGCATTGAATCGGATGACCTTCCTGGTTGGCTTGTTTACCGAAAAGTTTGACAACCAGGAACTGTACGCCTATCTGGAAGATCCGGATCACTGGACAGCAACCGATCAGGGCGAAAAGCTTGACATCAAGTTTGATGGTTTCAAGCTCAACTTTCAGCATAAGGCCGTGGACAGCATGCACATCGACGCTTATATTACTGGAAAAAAGCTTGATTAA